The Lactuca sativa cultivar Salinas chromosome 2, Lsat_Salinas_v11, whole genome shotgun sequence genome includes a window with the following:
- the LOC111891916 gene encoding paired amphipathic helix protein Sin3-like 2, which produces MKRLRDDGYGSSQFKRPFGSSRGESYGQPQVPGGGGGSEGAGGGAGAGVGGGGGGGGGAGGGSGGGASSAQKLTTNDALTYLKEVKDMFQDQREKYDMFLDVMKDFKAQRIDTTGVIARVKDLFRGHNNLIFGFNTFLPKGYEITVIEEDEVPPKRTVEFEEAISFVNKIKKRFQNDDHVYKSFLDILNMYRKEHKGINEVYHEVASLFDDHPDLLDEFTRFLPDASAAASAHQASLGRHAYDRSSGGAPLRLAQMDKQRGRRDRVNGPHAERDTSVDCPDMDDKSMMKLHKDQRKKDSRERRNSDDPDLDNNRDKDIKRKSARKVEDFGVHSGSAPYDDKDALKSMYSQEFTFCENVKSRLRNPDDYQAFLKCLHIYSTEIITRKELQSLVSDLLGKHTDLMEGFGAFLERCENIDEFLAGVMDKKALWNVSKSTRTDEKEREHRRDIDANKEKDRYKEKYWGKSIQELDLSNCQRCTPSYRLLPDDYPIPSVSQRSELGTQVLNDLWVSVTSGSEDYSFKHMRRNQYEESLFRCEDDRFELDMLLESVSSTIKRAEELLNGINDRSIGTDAPIRMEDHFSVLNLRCIERLYGDHGLDVMDTLRKNLPVALPVVLIRMKQKQEEWTKCRSDFNKVWADIYSKNHYKSLDHRSFYFKQQDSKNLNPKCLVAEIKETKEKSQKDDDVLLSIAAGNRHSVVPNLEFEFNDKDIHEDLFKLIKYSCEEICTSKEQLNKVLKLWTTFLEPMLGVPSRPDNVEDVETSAKNEGTAGESDGSPGADSGTGNLNIKQGKQTSNGDDVILPKRVDPSKNTLVNGGALTKEDGLRVEKEVKNVGEKDIQGRDPTLPKPNNVHEVGQTKSNIDETVANGSFTKAPNVLKYDEPSKFEKEEGELSPNGEFDDADFAVYDEDSENVPEGGDVSGSESAADDCSREENEEDGDHDDVDGKAESEGEAEGIEDENGTSILQSSEHYLVTAKPLAKRVASPLHNGGKKDCNVFYGNENFYVLFRLHQVLYDRLLSAKLNSISAETKWRATKDTPPPDLYSRFMSALYSLLDGTSDNAKFEDDCRAIIGNQSYVLFTLEKLIYKLVKQLQNVAGDEVDMKLLQLYEYERSRKPEKFLDSVYFENAHVLLHEENIYRFQCSSGPSCLTIQLMDVGNEKTEVVAVSVDPNFSAYLHNDFLSVVPGKKESGIMLQRNKRQFSGMDESSAISAAMEGVHVVNGLEYKMSCSSSKISYVLDTEDFFFRERRKRRNVPSTSRHAIAHTRLQRFHRFLALATPES; this is translated from the exons ATGAAACGATTACGAGATGATGGATATGGTAGCTCTCAATTTAAGAGGCCATTTGGTTCTTCCCGAGGGGAATC ATATGGCCAACCACAAGTcccgggaggaggaggaggaagtgaaggagCAGGAGGAGGGGCAGGTGCTGgtgtaggaggaggaggaggaggagggggaGGTGCTGGGGGTGGGAGTGGGGGAGGTGCTAGCAGTGCCCAAAAACTCACAACCAATGATGCATTGACTTATTTAAAGGAGGTCAAAGACATGTTTCAAGATCAGAGAGAGAAATATGACATGTTTCTTGATGTGATGAAAGATTTTAAAGCTCAAAG AATTGATACTACTGGTGTCATAGCAAGGGTGAAAGATTTATTTAGAGGTCACAATAATTTAATTTTTGGATTTAACACCTTCTTGCCCAAGGGTTATGAAATTACTGTTATTGAGGAGGATGAGGTGCCACCAAAGAGAACAGTGGAGTTTGAAGAAGCTATAAGCTTTGTAAACAAAATAAAG AAACGTTTTCAAAATGATGATCATGTTTACAAATCATTTTTGGACATCTTGAACATGTATAGAAAAGAGCACAAGGGTATCAACGAAGTCTATCATGAG GTAGCCTCACTTTTTGATGATCATCCGGATCTTCTTGATGAATTCACAAGATTTTTACCGGATGCTTCTGCTGCTGCATCTGCACATCAAGCTTCGTTAGGGCGGCATGCATATGATCGGAGCTCAGGTGGGGCCCCACTCAGACTGGCACAGATGGATAAG CAACGAGGGAGGAGAGATAGGGTCAATGGTCCACATGCTGAAAGGGACACGAGTGTTGATTGTCCTGATATGGATGATAAATCAATGATGAAACTTCACAAAGATCAGAGGAAGAAGGACAGTAGGGAGAGGAGAAATAGTGATGATCCTGATCTTGATAACAACAGGGATAAGGACATCAAACGGAAATCTGCACGTAAAGTGGAAGATTTTGGAGTACATTCAGGTTCAGCTCCATATGATGATAAAGATGCCCTCAAAA GTATGTATAGCCAAGAATTTACTTTCTGTGAGAATGTGAAGAGTAGATTACGCAATCCGGATGATTATCAAGCATTCTTGAAATGCCTTCATATATACAGTACAGAAATAATTACCAGGAAGGAATTACAGAGCTTG GTTTCCGATTTACTTGGGAAGCATACAGATCTTATGGAAGGATTTGGTGCATTTTTGGAACGTTGTGAAAACATAG ATGAGTTTCTTGCTGGTGTTATGGACAAAA AAGCTTTATGGAATGTTTCTAAGTCAACAAGGACAGATGAGAAAGAAAGGGAACATAGGCGTGACATTGATGCTAATAAAGAGAAAGACAGGTACAAAGAGAAATATTGGGGGAAATCTATTCAAGAGCTTGACCTTTCTAATTGTCAGCGTTGCACTCCTAGCTACAGACTTCTTCCTGATGAT TATCCGATTCCATCAGTAAGCCAAAGATCAGAGCTTGGTACTCAAGTACTGAATGATCTATGGGTGTCTGTGACTTCTGGTAGTGAGGATTACTCTTTTAAACATATGCGTAGAAACCAATATGAAGAAAGCCTGTTTAGATGTGAAGACGATAG GTTTGAGCTGGACATGTTGTTGGAGTCTGTGAGTTCAACTATTAAACGTGCTGAAGAATTACTAAATGGAATTAACGACCGTTCGATTGGTACAGATGCACCCATTCGTATGGAAGACCACTTTTCAG TTCTGAATTTACGATGCATTGAACGTCTGTATGGGGATCATGGTCTTGATGTGATGGACACACTGCGTAAAAACCTTCCTGTTGCATTGCCTGTTGTATTGATTCGAATGAAGCAGAAACAAGAGGAGTGGACAAAGTGTCGTTCAGATTTTAACAAAGTTTGGGCTGATATTTATTCAAAGAACCATTACAAATCACTTGACCACCGCAGCTTCTATTTCAAGCAACAAGATTCAAAGAATTTGAACCCCAAAT GCTTAGTGGCTGAGATTAAAGAAACAAAGGAAAAGAGCCAGAAAGACGATGATGTCCTTCTTAGTATTGCAGCTGGAAATCGACACTCTGTTGTCCCGAATCTTGAATTTGAGTTTAATGACAAGGATATTCATGAAGATTTATTTAAACTTATTAAATATTCATGCGAAGAGATTTGCACAAGCAAGGAACAATTAAACAAAGTATTGAAACTTTGGACCACATTCTTGGAGCCAATGCTTGGTGTTCCTTCTCGCCCTGACAATGTTGAAGATGTTGAGACATCTGCCAAAAATGAAGGTACAGCTGGCGAGAGTGATGGAAGTCCAGGTGCTGATAGTGGCACAGGTAACCTTAACATCAAGCAAGGAAAACAAACTTCCAATGGCGACGATGTAATTTTGCCAAAAAGAGTAGATCCAAGTAAGAACACGTTGGTCAATGGAGGTGCTTTGACCAAAGAAGATGGATTGAGAGTAGAGAAAGAGGTGAAGAATGTTGGTGAAAAAGATATCCAAGGACGTGATCCAACTCTTCCAAAACCAAATAACGTTCatgaagttggtcaaacaaagtCAAACATCGATGAAACAGTGGCAAATGGAAGCTTTACTAAAGCACCAAATGTTCTGAAATATGATGAACCTTCTAAATTTGAGAAAGAAGAGGGAGAGTTATCACCGAATGGTGAGTTTGATGATGCTGACTTTGCTGTATATGATGAGGACAGTGAGAATGTTCCGGAAGGTGGTGATGTGTCAGGCAGTGAGTCAGCTGCTGATGATTGTTCAAGGGAAGAGAATGAAGAAGATGGAGATCATGATGATGTTGATGGGAAAGCAGAAAGTGAAGGAGAGGCTGAAGGGATAGAGGATGAAAACGGGACTTCAATATTGCAATCTTCAGAACATTATTTGGTCACTGCAAAACCATTGGCAAAACGAGTGGCATCTCCATTGCATAATGGTGGGAAAAAAGATTGTAATGTCTTTTATGGCAATGAGAACTTTTATGTACTTTTCAGGCTCCATCAA GTTTTATATGATAGATTATTGTCAGCTAAACTTAATTCGATATCTGCTGAAACAAAGTGGAGAGCTACTAAGGACACACCCCCACCTGATTTGTACTCCAG ATTCATGAGTGCTCTATACAGTCTGCTCGATGGAACATCTGACAATGCAAAATTTGAAGATGATTGTCGGGCGATTATTGGAAATCAATCTTATGTGTTATTTACATTGGAGAAGCTAATTTACAAGCTTGTTAAACAG CTTCAAAATGTTGCAGGTGATGAGGTGGACATGAAACTTCTTCAGTTATACGAGTATGAAAGATCTCGGAAGCCTGAGAAATTTCTTGATTCTGTATACTTTGAAAATGCACATGTCCTCCTTCATGAGGAGAACATATACAGATTTCAATGT TCATCTGGCCCATCTTGTCTAACCATTCAGCTGATGGATGTTGGGAATGAAAAGACTGAAGTGGTTGCAGTTTCTGTGGATCCTAATTTTTCAGCTTATCTTCACAATGATTTTCTTTCTGTTGTGCCTGGAAAAAAGGAATCTGGTATTATGTTGCAGAG AAATAAACGCCAATTCTCAGGCATGGATGAATCTTCTGCTATATCAGCTGCCATGGAAGGCGTGCATGTGGTGAATGGTTTGGAGTATAAGATGTCTTGCAGCTCATCAAAG ATCTCCTATGTCCTCGATACAGAAGATTTCTTCTTCcgagaaagaagaaaaagaagaaatgtCCCATCAACTTCTCGTCATGCCATTGCCCACACAAGACTACAACGCTTTCACAGATTCTTAGCATTAGCAACTCCAG AATCTTGA
- the LOC111891929 gene encoding uncharacterized protein LOC111891929, whose product MASSSLKRWVRPEVYPLAAAMAVALGICGMQLIRNISGNPEVRVTKENRAAGILDNFVEGEKYAEHRLRKFVRNKSPEIMPSVNSFFTDPK is encoded by the exons ATGGCTTCTTCATCGCTCAAGCGTTGGGTTAGGCCCGAG GTTTATCCTCTGGCAGCAGCCATGGCAGTCGCTCTCGGAATCTGCGGAATGCAATTGATTCGCAATATTAGCGGCAACCCTGAAGTCAG AGTGACTAAGGAAAACAGAGCTGCTGGTATATTGGATAACTTTGTGGAAGGTGAAAAATATGCAGAGCATAGATTGAGGAAGTTTGTTCGCAACAAGTCTCCTGAGATCATGCCATCTGTCAATTCTTTCTTCACAGATCCAAAATGA